The Spiroplasma clarkii genome has a window encoding:
- a CDS encoding DNA translocase FtsK — protein MQDYENFNIAPEDDNNRTKAFKIEKKERRPDSVLWIVAGLVIFFLNVISLARITIIGQFLDDVIFTLPFGWFKYFLYLLFFIIDFAIYFGIKFKPKKRFLAMLFITWVVLCWIISAIMLIIIHYSYNATDRTVDIFTKTIFKDTVSWFWEDWKNHSVFNGQTQNWLISPKENYITPFAGGGMIGALLAGISAYLSIFGGLALAVIGFFINMIWIFTGDPFYLFKPKNKRKPKRLRILSLKSKSTNYQNANLNQQVLNKKEKKEKKRKKGFGSFIQSMTLSEQGGINDNAIIQSMRDSDITIELPSFVKAAKNENFYVEKPSDFYNGEFKVPENPQITTDYPQNYQQERNYQVGPRGYINVGVDQKPTQNNQGVDPIYRQANQSIYETQTEQNNYQPQPTPNIYENPVNVDFNNPNQPQMFVPKRYSEKQTVNYDEANPNKFEFKDEYIGDALIGKDMSQEEAQKRYDFERNITPYGAGGKTIEMVNDLKATENAKQITIEQMIEQSENEKQIREAKRKQFDEYVNPIEDTFSKTMILQNNGFQPIPSHTTRQVNQVNQLEKEVFVNKNYLLPSDDLLNEIDIDQKSIDLANSVANKKAKDINEVFQQFGVNAKVAKINVGPSVTKFEVLPEPGTKVNAITSLENDLKFKLATKNVLIEAPIQGKAAIGIEVPNDNPTDVPLKAVLERIPFNKMNAKLFFGIGKNVLGEVVFTELDKAPHLLVAGSTGSGKSVMINAIICSILMRAKPHEVKFLMIDPKKVELAVYAPIPHLLAPVISDMAQANSALKKVVNEMDRRYVLFEKFGVKNMSGYNSKVSDPRKQLPYYVIVIDELADLMMTGNKKDVEDSIMRLTQMARAAGIHLIVATQRPSTDVITGVIKTNIPTRISFAVASSIDSRTILDSGGAEKLNGRGDLLFQFPGSNTLVRAQGAFISDEEIHNLVDFVSRQQEQIFDEEFLKTETEVHEGLGSFAKDPMFDEIKEYVIREQKASTSLIQRRFSIGYNRAAKIIDELELAGIIGPQNGAKPREVFVKNQEIY, from the coding sequence ATGCAAGATTATGAAAATTTTAATATAGCCCCTGAGGATGACAACAACAGGACAAAGGCTTTTAAAATAGAAAAAAAAGAACGTCGACCAGATTCTGTACTCTGAATTGTTGCAGGATTGGTGATTTTCTTTTTAAATGTTATTTCTTTAGCAAGAATTACTATAATTGGTCAATTTTTAGATGACGTTATTTTTACTTTACCATTTGGTTGGTTTAAATATTTTTTATACTTGCTATTTTTCATAATTGACTTTGCCATTTATTTTGGAATTAAGTTTAAACCCAAAAAAAGATTTCTAGCAATGCTTTTTATAACCTGAGTAGTTTTATGTTGAATCATTTCAGCCATAATGTTAATTATCATTCATTATTCTTATAATGCAACTGATCGGACAGTAGATATTTTTACCAAAACTATTTTCAAAGATACAGTTTCTTGGTTTTGAGAAGATTGAAAAAATCATTCAGTCTTTAATGGTCAAACACAAAACTGGTTAATTTCACCAAAAGAAAACTACATCACTCCTTTTGCTGGTGGCGGAATGATTGGGGCTCTTTTAGCAGGAATCAGTGCCTATTTATCTATTTTTGGAGGTTTAGCTTTAGCTGTCATTGGTTTTTTTATCAACATGATTTGAATTTTTACAGGAGATCCTTTTTATTTATTTAAACCAAAAAATAAAAGGAAACCAAAACGTTTGAGAATTCTTTCACTAAAAAGCAAATCAACCAATTACCAAAATGCAAATCTTAATCAACAGGTTTTAAATAAAAAAGAAAAAAAAGAGAAAAAAAGGAAAAAAGGTTTTGGTTCATTTATTCAATCAATGACTTTAAGTGAACAAGGTGGTATTAATGATAATGCCATAATTCAAAGTATGAGAGATTCAGATATTACAATTGAATTACCAAGCTTTGTTAAAGCAGCTAAAAATGAAAATTTTTATGTTGAAAAACCAAGTGATTTTTACAATGGTGAGTTTAAGGTTCCAGAAAATCCGCAAATCACAACTGATTATCCCCAAAATTACCAACAAGAAAGAAACTATCAAGTGGGTCCAAGGGGCTATATTAATGTTGGGGTGGATCAAAAACCAACTCAAAACAATCAGGGAGTTGACCCAATTTATAGACAAGCAAATCAAAGTATTTATGAAACTCAAACTGAACAAAACAATTACCAACCCCAACCAACCCCAAATATTTATGAAAACCCAGTTAATGTTGACTTTAATAATCCCAACCAACCCCAAATGTTTGTTCCAAAACGTTATTCTGAAAAGCAAACTGTAAATTATGATGAAGCAAATCCAAATAAGTTTGAATTTAAAGATGAATATATTGGTGATGCCCTTATTGGTAAGGACATGAGTCAAGAAGAAGCTCAAAAGCGCTATGATTTTGAACGCAATATTACCCCATATGGAGCTGGAGGTAAAACCATAGAAATGGTTAATGATTTAAAAGCTACAGAAAATGCCAAACAAATTACTATTGAACAAATGATTGAACAAAGTGAAAATGAAAAACAAATTCGTGAAGCAAAACGTAAGCAATTTGATGAGTATGTTAATCCAATTGAAGATACTTTTTCAAAAACCATGATTTTACAAAATAATGGTTTTCAACCCATACCAAGTCACACAACAAGACAAGTTAACCAGGTTAATCAGTTAGAAAAAGAAGTCTTTGTTAATAAAAATTATTTGTTACCATCAGATGATTTATTAAATGAAATTGATATTGATCAAAAAAGCATTGATTTAGCCAATAGTGTTGCCAATAAAAAAGCCAAAGACATTAATGAAGTTTTTCAACAGTTTGGAGTTAATGCCAAAGTTGCAAAAATTAATGTGGGACCAAGTGTAACAAAGTTTGAAGTTTTACCTGAACCAGGAACCAAAGTTAATGCTATTACTAGTTTAGAAAATGATTTAAAATTTAAACTAGCAACTAAAAATGTCTTAATTGAAGCTCCAATTCAAGGAAAAGCTGCAATTGGTATTGAAGTCCCAAATGACAATCCAACTGATGTCCCACTAAAAGCAGTGCTAGAACGTATTCCTTTTAACAAAATGAATGCAAAACTATTTTTTGGGATTGGAAAAAATGTCTTAGGCGAGGTAGTTTTTACAGAACTTGATAAAGCACCCCATTTACTAGTGGCAGGTTCAACTGGGAGTGGTAAATCAGTAATGATTAATGCCATTATTTGTTCAATCTTGATGAGAGCAAAACCTCATGAAGTTAAATTTTTAATGATTGATCCAAAAAAAGTTGAATTAGCAGTCTATGCTCCAATTCCACACCTTTTAGCACCAGTAATTAGTGATATGGCTCAGGCAAATAGTGCTCTTAAAAAAGTTGTTAATGAAATGGATAGACGTTATGTTTTATTTGAAAAATTTGGAGTAAAAAATATGAGTGGTTATAACTCAAAAGTTTCAGATCCAAGAAAACAGTTACCATATTATGTTATTGTCATTGATGAATTAGCTGACTTGATGATGACTGGAAACAAAAAAGATGTGGAAGACTCAATTATGCGATTAACCCAGATGGCTCGTGCTGCTGGAATTCACTTGATTGTAGCAACACAAAGACCTTCAACAGATGTTATTACTGGTGTGATTAAAACCAATATTCCAACCAGAATTAGTTTTGCAGTAGCTTCATCAATTGATTCTAGAACTATTTTAGATAGTGGAGGGGCTGAAAAATTAAATGGAAGAGGAGATTTACTTTTCCAATTCCCAGGTTCAAATACATTAGTTCGTGCCCAAGGTGCTTTTATTAGTGATGAAGAAATTCACAACCTAGTTGATTTTGTTTCAAGACAACAAGAACAAATTTTTGATGAAGAATTCTTAAAAACTGAAACTGAAGTTCATGAAGGACTTGGGAGTTTTGCAAAAGATCCAATGTTTGATGAAATTAAAGAATATGTGATTCGAGAACAAAAAGCTTCAACGAGTTTGATTCAACGAAGATTTTCAATTGGCTATAATAGAGCTGCCAAAATAATTGATGAATTAGAATTAGCAGGTATTATTGGACCACAAAATGGAGCTAAACCAAGAGAAGTTTTTGTAAAAAACCAAGAAATTTATTAA
- a CDS encoding ribonuclease J: protein MAEIKFVALGGQDERGKNTFVISVDDELFVFDAGIKFPERSILGIDVVIPSFDYLKANAKKVKGIFLSNPSSQNAGAVSYILREIDAPVYCNKLTTTILKYRNMKYRIKNRENNFKVVNDKDIIDFGKNKVEVFRTTASFPSTFGFALHTESGTIVYAGDYIIDGNEQSWFSTDLNHLSDISKKGVLALISDSEYASRIGYTVPNHRIDKFIVGPMKDMKKRLVIGMFEENVFKFFEIVLQAKEQGRKISIYGKTLTKVVESKIIQDALGLKPADIVEVSEFNKSTDGILILTGAGDLLYSRLAKIASGNDDNVEFTENDIIVLATPPAAGVEKRHAEVLDELARTPAKLVSLSDRNIWSMRASYEDIKLMTRIMKPKCFIPIKGLYKDFLMAEKAALEAGVEPRNIQLVNNGQVLKFTNDEKLVISSEVVKTADIYVDGIGVGDIGAIVLNERKQLATDGAVIIGANIDDKTKELVSLIDIQMRGVIYIQEDNPIFKLMQKQITDILERAKVDGKLNPNAYDLAEIKKEIVSRIRTTIKQDTGKQPIVLVIINEISLSSFYEPKLSRTK, encoded by the coding sequence ATGGCAGAAATAAAATTTGTAGCACTTGGAGGCCAAGATGAGCGTGGTAAAAACACCTTTGTCATCAGTGTTGATGATGAATTATTTGTTTTTGATGCTGGAATTAAGTTTCCAGAAAGAAGTATTTTAGGAATTGATGTAGTTATTCCTAGCTTTGATTACTTGAAAGCAAATGCAAAAAAAGTAAAAGGAATTTTTTTATCGAATCCAAGTAGTCAAAATGCAGGAGCAGTTAGTTATATTTTAAGAGAAATTGATGCACCAGTTTACTGCAATAAATTGACAACCACAATTTTAAAGTATCGAAATATGAAGTATCGTATAAAAAATCGTGAAAACAACTTTAAAGTAGTTAACGATAAAGATATTATTGATTTTGGTAAAAATAAAGTGGAAGTTTTTCGCACCACAGCAAGTTTCCCATCAACTTTTGGGTTTGCTTTACATACTGAATCTGGAACAATAGTTTATGCAGGAGACTACATCATTGATGGTAATGAACAATCATGATTTTCAACTGACCTGAATCACTTATCAGACATTTCAAAAAAAGGTGTTTTAGCGTTAATTAGTGATTCAGAATATGCCTCAAGAATTGGCTACACAGTCCCAAATCATCGCATTGATAAATTTATTGTGGGACCAATGAAAGATATGAAAAAACGTCTAGTTATTGGAATGTTTGAAGAAAATGTTTTTAAATTCTTTGAAATTGTTTTACAAGCAAAAGAACAAGGACGTAAAATCTCAATTTATGGTAAAACTTTAACCAAGGTTGTTGAATCAAAAATCATCCAAGATGCTCTTGGTTTAAAACCAGCAGATATTGTTGAAGTTTCAGAATTTAACAAATCAACTGATGGTATTTTAATTCTAACTGGAGCTGGTGATTTACTATATTCAAGATTAGCAAAAATAGCATCAGGTAATGATGATAATGTTGAATTTACAGAAAATGATATTATTGTTTTAGCAACTCCTCCTGCAGCTGGAGTTGAGAAAAGACATGCAGAAGTACTTGATGAACTTGCCCGAACCCCTGCAAAATTAGTCTCACTAAGTGATCGAAATATTTGATCAATGCGAGCAAGTTATGAAGATATTAAATTAATGACTAGAATTATGAAACCAAAATGTTTTATTCCAATTAAAGGACTTTACAAGGACTTTTTAATGGCAGAAAAAGCTGCTTTAGAAGCAGGAGTAGAACCAAGAAATATTCAGTTAGTTAATAATGGTCAAGTCTTGAAATTTACCAATGATGAAAAATTGGTAATTTCAAGTGAAGTTGTTAAAACAGCAGATATTTATGTTGATGGTATCGGGGTTGGTGATATTGGAGCAATTGTTTTAAATGAAAGAAAACAACTGGCAACTGATGGAGCAGTAATTATTGGAGCAAATATTGATGACAAAACAAAAGAACTAGTTTCTTTGATTGATATTCAAATGCGTGGAGTTATTTATATTCAAGAAGATAACCCAATTTTCAAATTGATGCAAAAGCAAATTACCGATATTTTAGAAAGAGCTAAAGTTGACGGTAAGTTAAACCCAAATGCTTATGATTTAGCAGAAATTAAAAAAGAGATTGTTTCAAGAATCAGAACAACAATTAAACAAGATACAGGTAAACAACCAATAGTTTTAGTAATTATTAATGAAATTAGTTTGAGTTCATTTTATGAACCAAAGCTAAGTCGTACTAAATAG
- a CDS encoding rhodanese-like domain-containing protein — protein MKSISAEEFNHIKDEVLILDVRSAIEYKTLPKIPGSINVEIDELLSNYQNILKDHTSSVIVTVCNAGNRSGQAAEFLNRHGYNAFVLRGGIYGYKHKFKL, from the coding sequence ATGAAATCAATTAGTGCTGAGGAATTTAACCATATCAAAGATGAAGTACTCATTTTAGATGTTCGTTCTGCAATTGAATACAAAACCCTACCAAAAATTCCTGGATCAATCAATGTTGAAATTGATGAATTGTTGAGCAATTACCAAAATATTTTAAAAGACCACACCAGTAGTGTTATTGTAACAGTTTGCAATGCAGGAAACCGTAGTGGTCAAGCTGCAGAATTCTTAAATCGCCATGGCTACAATGCTTTTGTGCTGCGAGGTGGAATTTATGGTTACAAACATAAGTTTAAATTGTAA
- a CDS encoding NAD(+)/NADH kinase, with translation MFKFFIVKNDYKVTAKLIAELEKQLLEQGNLLDDKNPDYVFVIGGDGTFLKAVHLFQNCLDQVKFIPFKSGGIGFYTNRNNIQDIQKIIAAIKNQQMQLSTYEVLEISNKNQVHYCCNEVKILNEKNLVYIKIFLNDEFFETFHGTGLVISTANGSTGYMKSTGGAVIFPKNAKIYQLQELVPVSTNKYRTLNAPLILNNDVKLKLELSSLTETLLCDTQERKIMGKELTIKISDKKINILSLKNHDYKSEIQVLREIFIKDKEVIE, from the coding sequence ATGTTTAAATTTTTCATTGTTAAAAATGATTATAAAGTGACTGCTAAACTGATTGCAGAACTAGAAAAGCAGCTGTTAGAACAAGGTAATCTTCTTGATGACAAGAATCCAGATTATGTTTTTGTCATTGGTGGAGATGGAACTTTCTTAAAAGCAGTGCACTTGTTTCAAAATTGTTTAGATCAAGTCAAATTTATACCATTTAAATCTGGAGGGATTGGTTTTTATACTAATCGAAACAATATTCAAGATATTCAAAAAATTATTGCTGCTATCAAAAACCAACAAATGCAATTAAGCACCTATGAAGTTTTAGAAATTAGCAACAAAAATCAAGTCCATTATTGTTGTAATGAGGTTAAGATTTTAAATGAAAAAAATCTAGTTTACATTAAGATTTTTTTAAATGATGAGTTTTTTGAAACCTTTCATGGCACTGGTTTGGTTATTTCCACTGCCAATGGTAGCACAGGTTATATGAAATCAACAGGTGGAGCTGTTATTTTTCCAAAAAATGCCAAGATTTATCAATTACAAGAACTGGTTCCTGTAAGTACCAATAAATATCGCACTTTAAATGCACCTCTGATTTTAAATAATGATGTTAAGTTAAAATTAGAGTTAAGTTCCCTAACTGAAACTCTTTTATGCGATACTCAGGAAAGAAAAATCATGGGGAAAGAATTGACAATAAAAATCAGTGATAAAAAAATTAATATCTTGAGTTTAAAAAACCATGATTATAAAAGTGAAATCCAGGTTTTACGTGAAATTTTTATTAAAGATAAAGAGGTTATTGAATAA
- the trpS gene encoding tryptophan--tRNA ligase, translating to MEKKRMLSGITTTGQLTLGNYIGALRNFVNLQDEFEMFVFIANLHGITTPIAKDTLRNNIKSMVALYFACGLDPNKATVFLQSDVLEHTQLAWILQCHTTLGELQRMTQFKDKSTKVKAENGTEFIPTGILTYPTLMAADILLYDPEFVPVGKDQKQHVELTRNIAERLNNKFGTMFAIPQDYTPKVGSKIMDLQDPSKKMSKSSTNPKSFIWLLDDLNIVRNKIKAAVTDSENLIKYDPENKPGVSNLLTIYAALTEKPMSEVEKFFSNQDYGVLKAEVSEVVVTLLSKIQEKYHQLYNSQQLEEWLELGAKKARHIAQKKMTKVLNLTGLNYKRK from the coding sequence ATGGAGAAAAAAAGAATGCTCTCAGGAATTACCACCACTGGTCAATTGACCCTAGGTAATTATATTGGGGCTTTACGCAATTTTGTTAATCTACAAGATGAGTTTGAAATGTTTGTTTTTATTGCAAATTTGCATGGCATTACTACACCAATTGCCAAAGATACATTAAGAAATAATATTAAAAGTATGGTGGCTTTATATTTTGCTTGCGGTTTAGACCCCAATAAAGCTACAGTGTTTTTACAAAGTGATGTTTTAGAACACACTCAATTGGCATGAATTTTACAATGTCATACTACTTTGGGTGAATTACAAAGAATGACCCAATTTAAGGATAAATCAACAAAAGTCAAAGCAGAAAATGGAACTGAATTTATTCCCACAGGAATTTTAACTTATCCAACCCTAATGGCTGCAGATATTTTATTATATGATCCTGAATTTGTTCCTGTGGGTAAAGATCAAAAACAACATGTTGAATTGACTAGAAACATTGCTGAACGTTTGAATAATAAATTTGGCACAATGTTTGCTATTCCTCAAGATTACACTCCAAAAGTAGGTTCAAAAATAATGGATTTACAAGATCCTAGCAAAAAAATGTCAAAATCAAGTACTAATCCCAAATCATTTATTTGGTTACTTGATGATTTAAATATTGTTCGCAATAAAATTAAAGCAGCAGTTACAGACAGTGAAAATCTTATTAAATATGACCCAGAAAACAAACCTGGGGTTAGTAATTTATTAACAATTTATGCTGCTTTAACTGAAAAACCAATGTCAGAGGTTGAAAAGTTCTTTTCAAACCAAGATTATGGTGTCTTAAAAGCAGAAGTAAGTGAAGTTGTAGTGACATTATTGTCAAAAATCCAAGAAAAATACCATCAACTTTATAATTCTCAACAACTTGAAGAGTGATTAGAACTTGGTGCCAAAAAGGCTCGTCATATTGCTCAAAAGAAAATGACCAAAGTTTTAAACCTAACAGGTTTAAACTACAAGCGAAAATAA
- the rplT gene encoding 50S ribosomal protein L20 has product MARVKFGKVTRARRKRWIKRAKGYYGTKKANYKKAHEQVVRSMHYAFVGRKLRKRDFRKLWIVRINAAVRPLGLSYSKFMNGLKKANIEMNRKMLSELAIHEPQQFSQIVEVSKKALASKK; this is encoded by the coding sequence ATGGCAAGAGTAAAATTTGGTAAAGTAACAAGAGCAAGAAGAAAACGTTGAATTAAAAGAGCAAAAGGTTACTATGGAACTAAAAAAGCTAACTACAAAAAAGCCCATGAGCAAGTAGTTCGTTCAATGCATTATGCATTTGTAGGACGTAAATTAAGAAAACGTGACTTTAGAAAATTATGAATTGTACGTATCAATGCAGCAGTTAGACCACTAGGATTAAGTTATTCAAAATTTATGAATGGTTTAAAAAAAGCAAATATTGAAATGAACAGAAAAATGTTATCAGAATTAGCAATTCATGAACCTCAACAGTTCTCTCAAATTGTTGAAGTAAGTAAAAAAGCATTAGCTTCAAAAAAATAG
- the rpmI gene encoding 50S ribosomal protein L35 has protein sequence MPKMKTKSSLAKRVKKTGSGKLKRGCAYRSHLAQNKSTKQKRQLKKARFISDGDMKRLKGLLQF, from the coding sequence ATGCCGAAAATGAAAACAAAAAGTTCTTTAGCTAAAAGAGTTAAAAAAACTGGTAGTGGAAAACTTAAAAGAGGTTGTGCTTATCGTTCACATTTAGCACAAAATAAATCAACTAAGCAAAAAAGACAATTGAAAAAAGCAAGATTCATTTCAGATGGAGATATGAAAAGACTAAAAGGATTATTACAATTCTAA
- the infC gene encoding translation initiation factor IF-3, whose protein sequence is MALENKNTKTEFVNREIRARQILVINDDGTKVGPLNKFEAIKMAEDEGLDLFQVGMQDKNTAIAKILDYGKFKYEQKRKLRENKKNQVKVENKEIRLTVGIGDHDLETKARKAREFLEAGDRLKISLKFKGREIAFQEFGLETLKKFYSKIEDIAKIEKEAKLNTRFLDMYVVPKKG, encoded by the coding sequence ATGGCGTTAGAAAACAAAAATACAAAAACAGAATTTGTTAATCGTGAAATTAGAGCAAGACAGATTTTAGTTATAAATGATGATGGAACCAAAGTTGGTCCATTAAATAAATTTGAAGCAATAAAAATGGCTGAAGATGAAGGATTAGACCTATTTCAAGTTGGAATGCAAGATAAAAACACTGCAATTGCTAAAATTCTTGATTATGGAAAATTTAAGTATGAACAAAAACGTAAACTTAGAGAAAACAAAAAAAATCAAGTTAAGGTTGAAAACAAAGAAATTAGACTAACAGTAGGGATTGGGGATCATGACCTTGAAACTAAAGCCAGAAAAGCCAGAGAATTTTTAGAAGCTGGTGATAGATTGAAAATATCATTGAAGTTTAAAGGAAGAGAAATTGCCTTCCAAGAATTTGGACTGGAAACATTAAAAAAATTCTATTCAAAAATTGAAGATATAGCAAAAATCGAAAAAGAAGCAAAGTTAAATACCCGTTTCTTAGATATGTATGTAGTGCCCAAAAAAGGTTAG
- the argS gene encoding arginine--tRNA ligase: protein MSLLVEKITSAFEEIKKKHKLQGEVLIEKPREENNGDFATNFAMINSKLNSKNPRDLAQLVVNDLRNLDIFSSVDIAGPGFINMKLNDALFKDILSEVIAKKQNYGKSQPKKYKYNLELVSANPTGYLHIGHARNGAIGDSVARILRFAGYEVETEYYTNDAGNQINIAASTLFYHYKQLLGKEVTKPEEMYGGDMYAEVAKKLIDEYGDKYQDLDIVENKISDPEVHEIFKQKSITLFMKEIKQQLIDLGVQIDLYTSEAEMYSNHAIEDMLAIYKKLGKAYDKDGAIWLKTTEFGDDKDRVLVKSNGDFTYITPDLACHNIRFNRSKSDKYINFWGGDHHGYIIRMNAGLALLGHKLGLLDIDMIQMVRLMKDGQEYKMSKRKGTAVWLIDLMEMVGKDSIRYMLVSKTPSSHMDFDLDVAVQKNSTNPVYYAQYATARCSKIINKAKADGLYDEKISFDLLTSVKERQLLILLDSFNKTVEYAASSRLPNIICDFIQNLAKRFHSYYADVKFFDIADEKLTKQRVQLVSAIYQVLANAFDLVGIEVINEM, encoded by the coding sequence ATGAGTTTATTAGTAGAAAAAATAACTTCAGCATTTGAAGAAATAAAAAAGAAGCATAAGCTCCAAGGAGAGGTTTTAATTGAAAAACCAAGAGAAGAAAACAATGGTGATTTTGCAACTAATTTTGCCATGATTAATTCAAAATTAAACAGCAAGAACCCTAGAGATCTTGCTCAGTTGGTGGTGAATGACTTACGTAACTTAGATATTTTCTCAAGTGTTGATATTGCTGGTCCTGGATTCATTAATATGAAATTAAATGATGCTTTATTTAAAGATATTTTGAGTGAAGTGATAGCAAAAAAACAAAACTATGGGAAATCTCAACCAAAAAAATATAAATATAATTTAGAGTTAGTTTCAGCTAACCCAACTGGATATTTACATATTGGTCATGCTAGAAATGGAGCCATTGGAGATTCAGTGGCAAGAATTTTAAGGTTTGCAGGTTATGAAGTAGAAACTGAATACTACACTAATGATGCTGGAAATCAAATTAACATTGCTGCTTCAACTTTGTTTTACCACTACAAACAATTGTTGGGCAAAGAAGTAACCAAACCAGAAGAAATGTATGGTGGGGACATGTATGCTGAAGTTGCCAAGAAATTGATTGATGAATATGGTGATAAATATCAAGATTTAGATATTGTTGAAAACAAAATTTCAGATCCAGAAGTTCATGAAATTTTTAAACAAAAATCTATCACTTTATTTATGAAAGAAATCAAACAACAATTAATTGATTTAGGAGTACAAATTGACTTGTATACTAGTGAAGCTGAAATGTACAGCAATCATGCAATTGAAGATATGTTAGCAATCTATAAAAAATTAGGTAAAGCCTATGATAAAGATGGAGCTATTTGATTAAAAACCACAGAATTTGGGGACGACAAAGATAGAGTTTTAGTAAAATCTAATGGAGATTTTACTTACATAACTCCTGATTTAGCTTGTCATAATATTAGATTTAACAGAAGTAAATCAGATAAATACATTAACTTCTGAGGTGGAGATCACCATGGTTACATTATTAGAATGAATGCTGGATTAGCATTATTGGGTCACAAACTTGGTTTATTAGATATTGATATGATTCAGATGGTTAGACTAATGAAAGATGGCCAAGAGTATAAAATGTCAAAAAGAAAAGGAACTGCTGTTTGATTAATTGACTTAATGGAAATGGTGGGGAAAGATTCAATTAGATACATGTTAGTTTCAAAAACTCCATCAAGTCATATGGACTTTGATTTAGATGTAGCAGTGCAAAAAAACAGCACCAATCCAGTTTACTATGCTCAATATGCAACTGCAAGATGTAGTAAAATCATTAATAAAGCCAAAGCTGATGGTTTATATGATGAAAAAATTAGTTTTGATTTATTAACAAGTGTTAAAGAAAGACAACTTCTAATTTTATTAGATTCATTTAATAAAACAGTGGAATATGCAGCAAGTTCAAGATTACCAAATATAATTTGTGATTTTATTCAAAACCTAGCAAAAAGATTTCACTCATATTATGCTGATGTAAAATTCTTTGATATTGCAGATGAAAAATTAACTAAACAAAGAGTGCAATTAGTGAGTGCAATTTACCAAGTTTTGGCAAATGCCTTTGATTTAGTTGGTATTGAAGTAATTAATGAAATGTAA